In Streptomyces sp. SID8374, one genomic interval encodes:
- a CDS encoding SUKH-3 domain-containing protein, which translates to MHDQQPHLPQQHTSTRFPVAVDAALREAGWQPGRWDIRQAEEWADALRAHTSPAGHRHAVFPAAVEAWAEFGALHITATAPGRQIAPAAVRIDPLHGLHLARTLGDLGRALETEVAPLGAEGEEQAVLAIDTVGRVYSIDHTGDWFLGQDIDEALATLITGTQPARLTSASGA; encoded by the coding sequence ATGCACGACCAGCAGCCGCACCTTCCGCAGCAGCACACCTCCACCCGTTTCCCCGTCGCCGTCGACGCCGCCCTCCGCGAGGCGGGGTGGCAGCCCGGGCGCTGGGACATCCGGCAGGCCGAGGAGTGGGCCGACGCCCTGCGCGCCCACACCTCGCCCGCCGGGCACCGGCACGCGGTGTTCCCGGCGGCGGTGGAGGCCTGGGCGGAGTTCGGGGCCCTGCACATCACGGCGACCGCGCCCGGCCGGCAGATCGCGCCCGCCGCCGTCCGCATAGACCCGCTGCACGGGCTGCACCTCGCCCGGACGCTGGGCGACCTGGGGCGCGCCCTGGAGACGGAGGTGGCCCCGCTGGGGGCGGAGGGCGAGGAGCAGGCGGTCCTCGCGATCGACACCGTGGGGCGGGTGTACAGCATCGATCACACGGGGGACTGGTTCCTGGGCCAGGACATCGACGAGGCGCTGGCCACGCTGATCACGGGCACACAGCCGGCCCGCCTGACCAGCGCGTCGGGGGCGTGA
- a CDS encoding histidine kinase, with protein MTATGADREAAGSTTRGYWWWERRRSVALDVGLALVSALECGLEGVDFAGNAGLPASLGVVFGLLAGSVLLVRRRWPIAVVLVSIATTPAEMGFLMALVGLYTLAASEVPRRITVVLAGMSLVGTFIVTYVRLRQSVAEQADFGPGDWYVPVVSIFMSVGLTAPSVLFGLYIGARRRLMESLRERADSLERELSLLADRAEERAEWARTEERTRIAREMHDVVAHRVSLMVVHAAALQAVAPKDPAKAVRNAALVGDMGRQALTELREMLGVLRSGDALIAPAAAGGGAVPLASVAQAAAAVAAAASEDGPRLSELEALVAQSRQAGMVVELSVDGELRPYAPEVEQTAFRVVQEALTNVHKHAAGAKTWVRLAHRGAEVAMQVENGPSDAAVADAGLPSGGNGLVGMRERVLGLGGVFVSGPTDAGGFRVSAVLPDTSGPSGA; from the coding sequence ATGACCGCAACGGGGGCAGACCGGGAGGCGGCGGGATCGACCACCCGCGGCTACTGGTGGTGGGAACGGCGACGCAGTGTCGCCCTGGACGTGGGACTGGCGCTGGTATCGGCGCTGGAGTGTGGCCTGGAGGGGGTTGATTTCGCCGGGAACGCCGGGCTGCCGGCGTCGCTGGGCGTGGTGTTCGGGCTGCTCGCGGGCTCCGTGCTGCTGGTGCGCCGGCGGTGGCCGATCGCCGTGGTGCTGGTGTCGATCGCGACGACGCCCGCCGAGATGGGCTTCCTGATGGCCCTGGTGGGCCTGTACACCCTGGCCGCGTCCGAGGTGCCGCGCCGGATCACCGTCGTCCTGGCGGGGATGTCGCTGGTGGGGACGTTCATCGTCACCTACGTACGACTGCGCCAGAGCGTCGCCGAGCAGGCCGATTTCGGGCCGGGCGACTGGTACGTGCCCGTCGTGTCGATCTTCATGTCGGTCGGGCTGACGGCCCCCTCCGTGCTGTTCGGCCTCTACATAGGGGCGCGGCGCCGTCTGATGGAGAGCCTGCGGGAGCGGGCGGACTCGCTGGAGCGGGAGCTGTCGCTGCTGGCGGACCGGGCGGAGGAGCGGGCCGAGTGGGCGCGTACGGAGGAGCGGACCCGGATCGCGCGGGAGATGCATGACGTGGTGGCCCACCGGGTGAGCCTGATGGTGGTCCACGCCGCGGCGCTCCAGGCCGTCGCCCCGAAGGACCCGGCGAAGGCGGTGCGGAACGCGGCGCTGGTGGGGGACATGGGTCGGCAGGCGCTGACGGAGCTGCGGGAGATGCTCGGCGTGCTGCGGAGCGGGGACGCGTTGATCGCGCCCGCCGCTGCGGGCGGCGGTGCGGTTCCGTTGGCGTCGGTGGCGCAGGCGGCTGCGGCGGTCGCTGCGGCGGCGTCGGAGGACGGGCCCCGGCTGAGCGAGCTGGAGGCGCTGGTGGCGCAGTCGCGGCAGGCGGGGATGGTGGTGGAGCTGTCGGTGGACGGCGAGCTGCGTCCGTACGCACCGGAGGTGGAGCAGACGGCGTTCCGGGTGGTGCAGGAGGCACTGACGAACGTGCACAAGCATGCGGCGGGTGCGAAGACGTGGGTGCGGCTGGCGCATCGGGGGGCCGAGGTCGCGATGCAGGTGGAGAACGGTCCTTCGGACGCGGCGGTGGCGGATGCGGGGCTGCCGAGTGGGGGGAACGGGTTGGTGGGGATGCGGGAGCGGGTGCTGGGGCTGGGGGGTGTGTTCGTGTCCGGCCCCACGGACGCGGGCGGCTTCCGCGTCTCAGCGGTGCTACCGGACACCTCCGGCCCATCGGGGGCCTGA
- a CDS encoding SUKH-4 family immunity protein produces the protein MSAVVTFAQAQERADEWVNGDVPAYQHREVRVREFELGFVVWAEDRAEGPVSDGGRQRLVIARDSGEATLWPGLPVGEVIRRYEEEYGTPAGAPAPAPEPPQRVDLNQTSFLLTPPEWLQEAADKLGIPDHRAERRAAEEAADAAAAEAASGSAPTPTSDSDSTSTPTGSASPSTPTPTPTPAGSMSTGSAPTPADEPAGATPPPADPTPSPSWPAAGGSAGGAAYEPTANDGVPADATPWAGTDTNSSDSDDGAVPLPATVFAPPLSGTDDEEAPPPVVSAEAPTALMSGGSQLPRTQVAPTLKPDQGPSGAQASQGAGDIADAATSKAVVPPRGSRGAGSTPPPPPGAPGIPGVRPGATPPPSGPGAPGAPAGGYIPTQLVSQLGPPGATPPPGPPGAPQPPAPPGPPPGSTPPPGGGVHHAATMLADGSSIGAGVPSPGAPRPPGPPGTPGAPLPPGPPGVPGAPQPPGPPGPPGPPPGSTPPPGGVHHAETMFANSGPIPVPGPPGPPGPPPGAPQGGAPGPVPQGHQPGPHTPPPPPAYGYPQQPSGLPTVGPGYQAVLRFRAPDGSEQQLIRRSAPGTPHPEWQMLHELRAMNVPPQQVIELHTELESCELPGGYCARMIRETWPQVRITSVAPYGTDHASRQQGMQHLLTHQGELHQVADGPARPAPVRAPLPQLPPAPALPPEAVAEELLQAFGPQGILRFDQRAVSRQGVPEIVARTLVWAGLPADFGPFFWAQPGQPVVPTLGELAAQRQVQAAPDAGSYLVMGTDFGRAICVQYGTANIVAVPVEAGPGGQSVPPQFVNTGLPEFVRSMALLGRMWRLRFGLTPEQAGRWTVDFQAQLVALDPAALASPESWWSVLLEQMWDGLL, from the coding sequence GTGAGCGCGGTGGTGACTTTCGCGCAGGCGCAGGAGCGGGCGGACGAGTGGGTCAACGGTGACGTGCCCGCGTACCAGCACCGTGAGGTCCGGGTCCGTGAGTTCGAGCTGGGTTTCGTGGTGTGGGCCGAGGACCGCGCGGAGGGCCCCGTCTCGGACGGCGGCCGTCAGCGGCTGGTCATCGCCCGGGACAGCGGTGAGGCGACGTTGTGGCCGGGGCTGCCGGTGGGTGAGGTGATCCGGCGGTACGAGGAGGAGTACGGGACCCCGGCCGGTGCGCCGGCCCCCGCGCCGGAGCCCCCGCAACGGGTGGACCTGAACCAGACGTCGTTCCTGCTGACGCCGCCGGAGTGGCTCCAGGAGGCGGCGGACAAGCTGGGGATCCCGGACCACCGGGCCGAGCGGCGGGCAGCGGAGGAAGCGGCGGACGCGGCCGCGGCTGAGGCTGCTTCCGGCTCTGCTCCCACTCCCACTTCCGATTCCGATTCCACCTCCACCCCCACCGGATCCGCGTCACCGTCCACGCCGACGCCGACGCCGACGCCGGCCGGATCCATGTCGACCGGATCCGCGCCCACCCCCGCCGACGAGCCCGCGGGCGCAACGCCGCCCCCGGCCGACCCCACCCCTTCCCCCTCCTGGCCCGCCGCAGGCGGCAGCGCGGGCGGGGCGGCCTACGAGCCGACCGCCAACGACGGCGTGCCCGCCGACGCGACCCCGTGGGCGGGTACGGACACCAACTCCTCCGACTCCGACGACGGGGCCGTTCCGCTCCCCGCGACGGTGTTCGCGCCGCCGCTGTCGGGGACGGACGACGAGGAGGCCCCGCCGCCGGTGGTGTCGGCGGAGGCGCCCACCGCGCTGATGTCGGGCGGCAGCCAGCTGCCGCGTACGCAGGTGGCCCCCACGCTCAAGCCCGACCAAGGCCCCTCGGGTGCGCAGGCATCCCAGGGCGCCGGTGACATCGCGGACGCGGCCACCAGCAAGGCCGTGGTGCCGCCGCGCGGTTCGCGTGGGGCGGGTTCGACGCCCCCGCCGCCGCCCGGTGCGCCCGGCATCCCCGGCGTACGCCCCGGCGCGACGCCGCCGCCCTCGGGCCCGGGTGCGCCCGGCGCTCCGGCGGGCGGGTACATCCCGACGCAGCTCGTCTCCCAGCTCGGCCCGCCCGGTGCCACCCCGCCGCCCGGCCCGCCCGGCGCCCCGCAGCCGCCCGCTCCTCCCGGCCCGCCGCCGGGCTCCACGCCCCCTCCGGGCGGCGGGGTCCACCACGCGGCGACGATGCTCGCCGACGGGAGCAGCATCGGCGCGGGCGTCCCGTCCCCGGGCGCGCCCCGCCCGCCGGGCCCTCCCGGCACCCCGGGCGCCCCGCTGCCCCCGGGCCCTCCCGGTGTGCCCGGCGCACCGCAGCCCCCCGGCCCTCCCGGGCCCCCCGGTCCTCCGCCCGGCTCCACGCCGCCCCCCGGCGGGGTGCACCACGCGGAGACGATGTTCGCGAACTCCGGCCCGATCCCGGTCCCGGGTCCGCCCGGCCCTCCCGGACCTCCGCCCGGTGCTCCGCAGGGCGGCGCCCCCGGCCCCGTACCGCAGGGGCATCAGCCCGGTCCGCACACCCCGCCGCCGCCCCCGGCGTACGGCTATCCGCAGCAGCCCAGCGGTCTGCCGACCGTGGGCCCGGGGTACCAGGCGGTGCTGCGGTTCCGGGCGCCGGACGGCAGTGAGCAGCAGCTGATCCGGCGTTCGGCGCCGGGCACCCCGCACCCCGAGTGGCAGATGCTGCACGAGCTGCGGGCGATGAACGTGCCGCCGCAGCAGGTGATCGAGCTGCACACGGAGCTGGAATCCTGCGAGCTGCCGGGCGGGTACTGCGCCCGGATGATCCGGGAGACCTGGCCGCAGGTGCGGATCACCAGCGTGGCGCCGTACGGCACCGATCACGCGAGCCGCCAGCAGGGCATGCAGCATCTGCTCACCCACCAGGGCGAGCTGCACCAGGTGGCGGACGGTCCGGCGCGGCCGGCCCCGGTGCGGGCGCCGCTGCCGCAGCTGCCGCCCGCGCCCGCGCTGCCGCCGGAGGCGGTGGCCGAGGAGCTGCTCCAGGCGTTCGGCCCGCAGGGAATCCTGCGGTTCGACCAGCGCGCGGTGTCGCGCCAGGGTGTCCCGGAGATCGTGGCGCGGACCCTTGTCTGGGCGGGGCTGCCCGCCGATTTCGGGCCGTTCTTCTGGGCGCAGCCGGGGCAGCCGGTGGTGCCGACGCTGGGCGAGCTGGCGGCACAGCGGCAGGTGCAGGCGGCGCCGGACGCGGGGTCGTACCTGGTGATGGGTACGGACTTCGGGCGCGCGATCTGTGTCCAGTACGGGACGGCGAACATCGTGGCCGTGCCGGTGGAGGCGGGTCCGGGCGGGCAGTCGGTTCCGCCGCAGTTCGTCAACACGGGGCTGCCGGAGTTCGTGCGGTCGATGGCGCTGCTGGGCCGGATGTGGCGGCTCCGCTTCGGGCTGACCCCGGAGCAGGCGGGTCGGTGGACCGTCGATTTCCAGGCACAGCTGGTGGCGCTGGATCCGGCGGCGCTGGCGTCGCCGGAGAGCTGGTGGTCGGTGCTGCTGGAGCAGATGTGGGACGGTCTGCTCTGA
- a CDS encoding aldo/keto reductase, whose amino-acid sequence MLRRRIGGPTGPLASALSLGTLPFGTTVDEETSFAILDRFVEAGGTLLGTANNYAFWAPGGTGDESEATLGRWLAARGPALRDQVLISTKMGARPAVPGTGLETADGLSGPVVRKAAEDSLRRLGTDRIDVYRAHVEDRTVPLEETVEPFDALVRAGKADVLGCSNHATWLTERARATARAAGMTPYTCVQQRYSYLQPRFDLGLPETAHVHVTQELLDYVRGEADMTVMAYSSLISGAYTRPDKPLPEAYDHPGSVRRLTVLGEVADELGASSVEQLEEILGAVELELPGELKERLDTAALGPAAV is encoded by the coding sequence ATGCTGCGACGCCGTATCGGAGGACCCACCGGTCCCCTGGCCAGCGCCCTGTCCCTGGGCACGCTGCCCTTCGGCACGACGGTCGACGAGGAGACGTCCTTCGCCATCCTCGACCGGTTCGTGGAGGCGGGCGGCACCCTCCTCGGCACCGCCAACAACTACGCGTTCTGGGCGCCCGGCGGGACCGGCGACGAGAGCGAGGCCACCCTCGGCCGGTGGCTGGCCGCCCGGGGCCCGGCCCTGCGTGACCAGGTGCTGATCTCCACCAAGATGGGCGCCCGCCCCGCGGTGCCCGGCACCGGCCTGGAGACGGCCGACGGGCTGTCGGGGCCCGTCGTCCGCAAGGCGGCGGAGGACAGCCTGCGGCGCCTCGGCACGGACCGGATCGACGTGTACCGGGCCCATGTCGAGGACCGGACCGTCCCGCTGGAGGAGACCGTAGAGCCGTTCGACGCGCTGGTCAGGGCGGGGAAGGCGGACGTGCTCGGCTGCTCGAACCACGCCACCTGGCTTACCGAGCGGGCCCGGGCCACGGCCCGGGCGGCCGGGATGACCCCGTACACGTGCGTGCAGCAGCGCTACTCCTACCTCCAGCCGCGCTTCGACCTGGGGCTGCCGGAGACCGCCCATGTGCACGTCACGCAGGAGTTGCTGGACTATGTGCGCGGCGAGGCCGACATGACGGTCATGGCGTACTCGTCGCTGATCTCGGGCGCCTACACGCGGCCGGACAAGCCGCTGCCGGAGGCGTACGACCACCCGGGCAGTGTGCGGCGTCTCACGGTGCTCGGTGAGGTGGCCGACGAGCTGGGGGCGAGTTCGGTGGAGCAGCTGGAGGAGATCCTGGGGGCGGTGGAGCTGGAGCTGCCGGGGGAGCTGAAGGAGCGCCTGGACACGGCGGCGCTCGGCCCGGCCGCTGTCTGA
- a CDS encoding cellulose-binding protein: MSAGPVSAFDVVGVRGRGYRPEQVDRAVAARTAERDTALAEAVRLERLAQELAAEAARLAETVAGLPEQDYAELGERAQHILALAQEQAASLRADAEAAGQELADAADAEARALADAAREAADAVRAAAVAAAEERVAEAVREAEGVLAAARKEAEEVRGAAEEAMAQTRSRTASVLAHQEQEHKERHQAVETEIAAAEAESEARHKELTDRAEALLAEAARGLAETQEAARHGQEDAEARAAEILSEARVREERIARETERVLREHEEGREEVQAHMAHVRSSLAALTGRVTAGPTGSAED; the protein is encoded by the coding sequence ATGAGTGCTGGACCGGTGTCCGCGTTCGACGTGGTCGGCGTGCGGGGGCGTGGTTACCGTCCGGAGCAGGTGGACCGCGCGGTGGCGGCCAGGACGGCCGAGCGGGACACGGCGCTCGCGGAGGCCGTGCGGCTGGAGCGGCTGGCGCAGGAGCTGGCGGCGGAGGCGGCCCGGCTGGCGGAGACCGTGGCGGGGCTGCCCGAGCAGGACTACGCGGAGCTGGGGGAGCGGGCCCAGCACATTCTGGCGCTGGCCCAGGAGCAGGCCGCTTCCCTGCGGGCGGACGCGGAGGCGGCGGGCCAGGAGCTGGCGGACGCGGCCGACGCCGAGGCCCGGGCCCTGGCGGACGCGGCGCGGGAGGCGGCGGACGCGGTACGGGCCGCTGCCGTGGCGGCGGCGGAGGAACGGGTCGCCGAGGCGGTCCGGGAGGCGGAGGGCGTGCTCGCGGCGGCCCGCAAGGAGGCCGAGGAGGTGCGCGGAGCGGCCGAGGAGGCCATGGCGCAGACCCGGAGCCGTACGGCGAGTGTGCTGGCCCACCAGGAGCAGGAGCACAAGGAGCGCCACCAGGCGGTCGAGACTGAAATCGCCGCCGCCGAGGCCGAGTCGGAGGCGCGCCACAAGGAGCTGACCGACCGCGCGGAGGCCCTCCTCGCGGAGGCGGCGCGCGGCCTGGCGGAGACCCAGGAGGCGGCCCGCCACGGCCAGGAGGACGCGGAGGCCCGGGCGGCGGAGATCCTCTCGGAGGCCCGCGTGCGCGAGGAGCGGATCGCGAGGGAGACCGAGCGGGTGCTGCGGGAGCACGAGGAGGGCCGCGAGGAGGTCCAGGCGCACATGGCGCACGTCCGCAGCTCACTGGCGGCGCTGACGGGCCGGGTGACGGCGGGGCCGACGGGGTCGGCGGAGGACTGA
- a CDS encoding aminotransferase class I/II-fold pyridoxal phosphate-dependent enzyme — protein MRTAVTSGRLAAGSSLPASRVLAADLRYSRWVVTEAYAQLVAEGYFEARSGSDTRVRARTGGSVRGGAREEGDRWTPRYDLLPGVPDLRAFPRKRWADMVRAATTELTWDELGYPDAAGLPRLRRQLAAYLARGRGARVESEQLVVCTGTLDAVMRLCRGLRAAGHTHVAIEDPGWTQLRLTVAAAGLAPVAIPVDEAPVSVTSPSGMTMRIWASPSITPKPNVRRSGPGALTARTELPLTVATFESL, from the coding sequence CTGCGCACCGCGGTCACCAGCGGGCGCCTCGCCGCGGGCAGCAGCCTCCCCGCCAGCCGGGTGCTCGCGGCGGATCTGCGGTACTCGCGGTGGGTGGTGACCGAGGCGTACGCCCAACTCGTCGCCGAGGGCTACTTCGAGGCCCGCAGCGGCTCGGACACCCGCGTACGGGCCCGCACCGGCGGCTCCGTACGCGGTGGCGCGCGGGAGGAAGGGGACCGCTGGACACCCCGGTACGACCTGCTGCCGGGCGTCCCCGACCTCCGGGCCTTCCCGCGGAAGCGCTGGGCCGACATGGTGCGCGCGGCGACCACCGAGCTGACCTGGGACGAGCTGGGCTACCCCGACGCGGCGGGGCTGCCACGGCTGCGCCGGCAGCTCGCCGCCTACCTCGCGCGCGGGCGCGGGGCCCGGGTGGAGTCAGAACAACTCGTCGTCTGCACGGGCACGTTGGACGCGGTCATGCGGCTGTGCCGGGGCCTGCGGGCCGCCGGGCACACCCACGTGGCGATCGAGGACCCCGGCTGGACTCAGCTCCGCCTCACCGTGGCCGCCGCCGGGCTGGCCCCCGTCGCGATACCCGTGGACGAGGCTCCGGTCTCGGTGACCTCTCCGTCCGGAATGACGATGCGGATATGGGCGTCTCCGTCGATCACGCCGAAACCGAACGTGCGCCGGTCCGGACCCGGGGCCTTGACAGCAAGGACCGAATTGCCTCTGACGGTCGCCACCTTCGAGTCCTTGTGA
- a CDS encoding SMI1/KNR4 family protein → MTTGRLGQQAAPPNAAYAGQVVHFPDPVRASRHPRGVRVGESGHPDFSPYARAAAEIADPPQGFGVDELRLTDYVSANAAMAAAGHELWDTIPAVATPHGWTWHHVAGGRRMELVPVEVKALLRHHGGLATTEVDQNRRGTRPLQETRPAHFRLPKGAVAVSEQQIQGVEEDLGYRLPGAYRSFLKAAGGSAPVGAALDAELGLLVDQPFFTVRDEAAVNDLVYVNKCLRDHFTKDYLGVAFVQGGILAVKVRGQDVGSVWFCPYDDARDQDGWSVQERVERLLLPCGADFDAFLQRLAGNPPELETVANLMVDGGFARAVPVEG, encoded by the coding sequence ATGACGACAGGTCGGCTCGGGCAGCAAGCCGCGCCACCGAACGCGGCCTATGCCGGTCAGGTCGTGCACTTCCCGGACCCGGTCCGGGCGTCCCGCCACCCCAGAGGTGTGCGCGTGGGCGAGAGCGGCCATCCGGATTTCTCGCCGTACGCGCGGGCCGCCGCCGAGATCGCCGACCCCCCGCAGGGGTTCGGTGTCGACGAGCTGCGGCTGACCGACTACGTGTCGGCGAACGCCGCGATGGCGGCGGCCGGCCATGAGCTGTGGGACACGATTCCCGCGGTGGCGACGCCGCACGGCTGGACCTGGCACCACGTGGCGGGCGGCCGGCGGATGGAGCTGGTGCCGGTCGAGGTGAAGGCGCTGCTGCGTCACCACGGGGGTCTGGCGACGACCGAGGTGGACCAGAACCGGCGCGGTACGCGCCCGTTGCAGGAGACCCGCCCCGCGCATTTCCGGCTGCCCAAGGGCGCGGTCGCGGTGAGCGAGCAGCAGATCCAGGGCGTCGAGGAGGACCTCGGCTACCGGCTGCCCGGCGCCTACCGTTCCTTCCTCAAGGCGGCGGGCGGTTCGGCCCCCGTGGGGGCCGCGCTGGACGCCGAGTTGGGGCTGCTGGTGGACCAGCCGTTCTTCACGGTGCGTGACGAGGCGGCCGTCAACGACCTGGTGTACGTGAACAAGTGTCTGCGGGACCACTTCACCAAGGACTACCTGGGCGTCGCCTTCGTCCAGGGCGGGATCCTGGCCGTGAAGGTGCGCGGGCAGGACGTCGGTTCGGTGTGGTTCTGCCCGTACGACGATGCCCGTGACCAGGACGGCTGGAGCGTGCAGGAGCGCGTGGAGCGGCTGCTGCTGCCCTGCGGTGCGGACTTCGACGCCTTCCTCCAGCGGCTGGCGGGCAACCCGCCGGAGCTGGAGACGGTGGCGAACCTGATGGTGGACGGCGGCTTCGCGCGCGCCGTCCCGGTGGAGGGGTGA
- a CDS encoding YwqJ-related putative deaminase, with protein MHSVQTVTNGTSGDPRLNWSSTETSRTPHLLHRRDGILPAVAAALSVRGETLTCTAGKGDQPPALHPLVQDFLDTLTSGQRERFTGRCPEAILLSRQLTATESGRSKRAQRKPLTNGEARRALKHSRLTARRIREDGDPLHGSYAPPCRSCSALLSHFGVRPVDLTTTGAATTAEKG; from the coding sequence ATGCATTCAGTACAAACAGTCACAAATGGAACATCAGGGGACCCGCGACTCAACTGGAGCAGCACCGAGACCAGCCGCACGCCTCACCTGCTCCACCGCCGCGACGGGATCCTCCCCGCCGTGGCCGCCGCGCTGTCCGTACGCGGAGAGACGCTCACCTGCACCGCCGGCAAGGGGGACCAGCCGCCGGCCCTGCACCCGCTCGTCCAGGACTTCCTCGACACCCTCACCAGCGGCCAGCGCGAACGCTTCACCGGCCGCTGCCCCGAGGCCATACTGCTCTCCCGGCAGCTCACCGCCACCGAGAGCGGCCGCTCCAAACGCGCCCAGCGAAAACCCCTGACCAACGGGGAAGCCCGCCGCGCGCTCAAACACTCCCGGCTCACCGCCCGCCGCATCCGCGAGGACGGCGACCCGCTGCACGGCAGCTACGCACCACCGTGCCGATCCTGTTCGGCGCTCCTCTCCCACTTCGGCGTACGCCCCGTCGACCTCACCACCACCGGCGCCGCGACCACCGCCGAGAAGGGCTGA
- a CDS encoding helix-turn-helix transcriptional regulator: protein MAALFGTRVRKLREAAGLTQTEVGARTHVVGSRITQIERATGAKPTLELTRSLDKVLLADDLLIDLLPFVHREAFPDWSQAFIAYSARAKVIREYASHAVPGLLQTPEYARALLSVGYSLRDAEHLEERVTARLDRQRRLTGPDRPHLWIILDEAVLRRPVGGKAVMRGQLERLLRLAEEPGITLQVLPFDQGEHGSLGGSLTVLVMPDGSEVAYTEGAHNGQLTEEPDEVEQFVLTYDHLRAMALPPLMSLDLIRSVLEADYRGSRVPTRPDRRRLAQQQLQQPGGRQLRAGGGRIPRRRPRP, encoded by the coding sequence ATGGCCGCCCTCTTCGGCACCCGCGTGCGCAAGCTCCGCGAGGCGGCCGGACTCACCCAGACCGAGGTGGGCGCCCGCACCCACGTGGTCGGCAGCCGCATCACCCAGATCGAGCGCGCGACCGGAGCGAAACCGACGCTGGAGCTGACCCGGTCCCTGGACAAGGTGCTGCTGGCGGACGACTTGCTGATCGACCTGTTGCCGTTCGTGCACCGTGAGGCGTTCCCGGACTGGTCGCAGGCGTTCATCGCCTACTCGGCGCGGGCCAAGGTGATTCGCGAGTATGCCTCGCACGCCGTGCCGGGCCTACTGCAAACCCCGGAGTACGCGCGGGCGTTGCTGAGCGTCGGCTACTCGCTGCGGGACGCCGAGCATCTGGAGGAACGTGTCACGGCCCGGCTCGACCGCCAGAGGCGGCTCACCGGTCCGGACCGGCCACATCTGTGGATCATCCTCGACGAGGCCGTGCTCCGTCGACCGGTCGGTGGAAAGGCGGTTATGCGCGGCCAGTTGGAGAGGCTGCTCCGGCTGGCCGAGGAGCCCGGCATCACCCTCCAGGTGCTGCCGTTCGACCAGGGCGAGCACGGCTCGCTGGGCGGCTCCCTCACCGTCCTCGTCATGCCGGACGGCTCCGAAGTGGCCTACACCGAAGGTGCGCACAACGGCCAGCTGACCGAGGAACCGGACGAGGTCGAACAGTTCGTTCTGACCTACGATCACCTCAGGGCGATGGCGCTCCCGCCACTGATGTCGCTCGACCTGATCCGATCCGTGCTGGAGGCCGATTACCGTGGAAGCCGCGTCCCGACCCGACCTGACCGCCGCCGCTTGGCGCAGCAGCAGCTACAGCAACCAGGAGGGCGGCAACTGCGTGCAGGTGGCGGACGGATTCCCCGGCGTCGTCCCCGTCCGTGA
- a CDS encoding DUF397 domain-containing protein encodes MADGFPGVVPVRDSKRPGGPALVLPATAWTAFIDAVTAAE; translated from the coding sequence GTGGCGGACGGATTCCCCGGCGTCGTCCCCGTCCGTGACAGCAAGAGGCCGGGCGGCCCCGCGCTTGTCCTCCCCGCCACCGCCTGGACCGCGTTCATCGACGCCGTGACGGCCGCCGAATAG